From a region of the Lactuca sativa cultivar Salinas chromosome 4, Lsat_Salinas_v11, whole genome shotgun sequence genome:
- the LOC111906444 gene encoding protein CANDIDATE G-PROTEIN COUPLED RECEPTOR 7 produces the protein MRVLTTPFTAVLLLFFIISPPPTSTTAEMESPTIQSDNLAPSPYVHSSFNKTCDLFSFLDRKCDPQLSSVYFAFSIVYLSFLVHWILVCFKVKPTFRRIHLLMAGLIQVKALNLIYAAVNATGGNRSGLFFYISKFISVVRLSIVIQLIASGWYFMEPIMQNADRIVLLLLILLQVLTNVVRIMIGDANNSVLDWMNLNDMLGLIDLIACGVVMFPMICSMVYTHADGMRDKFFEKLTEFRYFCTIVAFYLLFLGVIVGNDRKTGHIGLNAIDAHKYLIESNMVIEINSLTFYMIICTNFRKQFAFLVDHHE, from the coding sequence ATGAGGGTTTTAACAACACCTTTCACTGCTGTTcttctcctcttcttcatcatctctCCACCACCCACTTCCACCACGGCGGAGATGGAATCTCCGACGATCCAGTCCGATAACCTCGCTCCCTCCCCTTATGTTCACTCCTCCTTCAACAAAACGTGCGATCTGTTCTCATTCCTCGACCGGAAATGCGACCCTCAGCTCTCATCTGTTTACTTTGCATTTTCCATCGTTTATCTATCCTTTCTCGTACACTGGATTTTGGTTTGCTTCAAGGTGAAGCCAACTTTTCGCAGGATTCATCTACTGATGGCTGGGTTGATACAAGTGAAGGCACTTAACTTGATCTATGCTGCTGTGAACGCTACAGGTGGTAATCGATCAGGTCTCTTCTTCTACATTTCTAAGTTCATCAGTGTTGTCCGTTTGTCGATTGTAATCCAATTAATCGCTTCTGGTTGGTATTTCATGGAACCGATCATGCAAAATGCGGATAGAATCGTTTTACTGCTTTTGATCCTTCTTCAGGTTTTAACAAATGTAGTTAGAATAATGATTGGGGATGCTAACAATTCTGTTCTTGACTGGATGAATTTGAACGATATGTTAGGGCTGATAGATTTAATTGCTTGTGGTGTTGTAATGTTCCCCATGATTTGTTCGATGGTGTATACGCACGCTGATGGGATGAGGGataaattttttgaaaagttaactGAATTTAGGTACTTCTGTACAATTGTTGCGTTTTACTTGCTATTTCTGGGTGTTATCGTGGGAAATGATAGAAAGACTGGCCATATTGGATTAAACGCCATTGATGCTCACAAGTACTTGATCGAGTCTAATATGGTGATTGAAATCAACAGTCTGACTTTCTACATGATCATCTGTACCAATTTCAGGAAACAATTTGCTTTTCTTGTCGATCATCATGAATAG
- the LOC111906443 gene encoding protein CANDIDATE G-PROTEIN COUPLED RECEPTOR 7: protein MRVLATPFTALLLLFFFISAPPTSTTAEMESPTTQPDNLAPAPSPYAHSSFHKTCSLYSFFNGNCFPQLSSVYFAFSFVYLCFLVYWISVCFKVVPTFRRIHLLLAGLILVKALSLIYEAVDVTGTHRSDLFFYIPKFLSVVRLSIVIQLIASGWYFMEPIMQTVDRVVLLLLIPLQVLADVVKTVFGDTSNSVNDWMNLIDLITCGLMTYPSTFSLLSMCTGRMKAKDFEKLNGFRFFYMIVMLYLVFMSLVVEPVRKNGAIGLNAIDAEVYMLKANVVFELNSMYFYMICMCNMVRKHFALVVNHDESKGRCVESGI from the coding sequence ATGAGGGTTTTAGCAACACCTTTCACtgctcttcttctccttttcttcTTCATCTCTGCACCACCCACTTCCACCACCGCGGAGATGGAGTCTCCGACGACCCAGCCTGATAACCTCGCTCCCGCTCCCTCCCCTTATGCTCACTCCTCCTTCCACAAAACGTGTTCTCTCTACTCATTCTTCAACGGGAACTGCTTCCCTCAGCTCTCATCTGTTTACTTCGCCTTTTCCTTTGTTTATCTTTGCTTTCTAGTGTACTGGATCTCGGTTTGCTTCAAGGTCGTGCCAACTTTTCGCCGGATTCATCTACTACTGGCGGGATTGATTTTAGTGAAGGCGCTTAGCTTGATTTATGAGGCTGTGGACGTTACAGGTACTCATCGATCGGATCTCTTCTTCTACATTCCTAAGTTCCTCAGTGTTGTCCGTTTGTCTATTGTGATCCAATTAATCGCTTCTGGTTGGTATTTCATGGAGCCGATTATGCAAACTGTGGATAGAGTCGTTTTATTGCTTTTGATCCCACTTCAGGTTTTAGCAGATGTAGTTAAAACAGTGTTTGGGGATACTAGCAATTCCGTTAATGACTGGATGAATCTGATAGATCTAATTACTTGTGGTCTTATGACATACCCCAGTACTTTTTCACTGTTGTCAATGTGCACTGGTAGGATGAAGGCTAAGGATTTTGAAAAGTTGAATGGATTTAGGTTCTTTTATATGATTGTTATGCTTTATTTGGTGTTTATGAGTCTTGTCGTGGAACCCGTGAGAAAGAATGGTGCTATTGGATTAAACGCCATTGATGCTGAGGTGTACATGTTGAAGGCTAATGTGGTGTTTGAATTGAACAGTATGTATTTCTACATGATATGCATGTGTAACATGGTCAGGAAACACTTTGCCCTTGTTGTCAATCATGATGAATCTAAAGGTAGATGCGTGGAATCAGGAATTTGA